The window AAGTGGGTGAATCTTTTGGAGAAGTTCGTTTAAAAGTGACGTTCTCCTTAGATAATCCAAGAATTCAGCAATTAATCGACGAAAAGTCAGCAATTTATTTAATCCATGTGGAATGTGGTCAAACTAGTTACCGCATCGCCTTTGAAACAGCTGAAAGAATGCTAGAAATACCAATTCCAACTAATTCACTACGAGGGAAAATATCTATCCATTCCTTTATTATTGCTAAAACTACTATTACAAATTATACGAATGATAGATTAAGTGATTGGTATAAAGGAATTCCAATTTCCTATGAAAAGGGAAACATTCTCGCGATTGGAGACGCGATTGAAACGACATTGATTGATGACAATACAGATATGTTGAATTTGCCATCAATAGTGACAGTTTCAAAGCATCTTAAGAATGAGTTTATGGACGTAGAAATCCAACATGACACCATTACAATCTATTTACCAGAATATGAATACAATCAATATGCGATGAGTGCCAATTCTTTACTGAAAAATACCATACTTTCTACAGTAATTGTACCTGCATTGGTATATGTTTTCTCGAAAATAGGTAGCGGCACGGAAGACCTAGAGCAATATACATGGTACCAAGTATTGGAGAAGATTTTCCAAGAGAATAACCTCCGTTTGGAAGATATAGGGACAGATAAACTTTCTCCACTAAAAGCTGCTCAACTAGTTTTAAGAAAACCACTTAAATCTAGTTTTGAAGAAATCGAAAAGCTTCATAGAACGGAGGACTAACATGAAATTAAAATTTATTTCAGACGAGACGCTACTGGACTTAAGAGGAAATTACGAAGCGTATAAAGAACATTACTATAATGAAAACCACCAATGGTTCAATGATTATCTTAAAGAAGAGGGAAAGGTGCTAGAGTCTAGCATTCCATTTGAAGTTCCAACATTTAACTTGAATGAGGACTATGCAATTAGTGATCGGGAAAATGTTAAGCTAATCTATGACTCTTTAAAACATTTAACCGTTGCCCAAGCTACTCAAGAACGTCTTTGGTCAGGGTTAGCTCATTTACAATTAAGAGACTTTGCTTTCTATCGATTGAAAAAAGATATAGAAGGTAAAAACGATAAACGTATCAACACGTCTCTATTTTTTAAAAACGGAAATAAACGATCCCTATTCGTACACATTTTAGCTCGCCTTTGGTGGGTAGGTTATATGACATACGATGAAACAAACGAAAGTAACCCATACTGGCTAACCGACTTCTTTTGCAGTAAAGATTATTCTGCAAGAAGCGTTGTATTCTTCTCCAGTAACTTTACTTCAAATCGAAATATTACAAAGGGCATATTAAAAACGTTAGTAAAACTAGAAGAAAGTGGAGTTGCTATTAAGCGTGACCATTTTGTCCAGGCAAACAAATATTTAAATGTTGTTGGTGGGGCGATGATTTTGGATATGCTAAGTACTGAGGAAGTTGAGGACATGGTCGGGAAACATCTGAAGAAACACTTAGATATAGAGATGGAAACAGCTGTATAACAAATCCAATAGAAAACCTATGTCTGTCCCTCAGGTGAATCGAAATTCACGGAGTCTTTTATAGGTGGTAAGGGAAAGGGACAAGGAAAAATTCAACGGGATTAAAAATGGAATTAAATTACAGTTCAAATTTAAAAATAAATAGTTAAGGCTGAATAATCGGAGGAGCAAATGGCTGGATATATTATGACATTTGATAGTCTAGATTCATTGTATGAATCTGCAAGAAAAGGAATTTACTCTACCAAAATAACTATCCCCTCAAATCAACTTTGGCATCCTACAACAGAATCGACTGTAGCTGATTATGCGACGATGAAGGAAGGGGATAATATTTTCTTCTTTAAAAATAGGAAAATATATGGCGTAGGAGAAATGAAGAATATTGTAGGTGATTGTAAGTTCTTAAATTTTCCTGAAGCAAATACCCCAGAAGCAACAATATTTACATCTGTAAAAAATGAGGTGCTTAATTCGAAAGGGAAATGGAAAAATGGAGAACGAGAGTTAAGATGGATTTGTACATTTAAACCATCTCCATATTTCTTTAAAAATGCTGTAGATATGGATGCTGTTCTTATGTCTAATCCTACTGCATTTAAAATGCTTAGAGCATTCCAACAGTTGTCATTCATAAAAATTGACGATATTGAAAATCAAGCGTTGAAGGATATTATTTTCAAAGTAAATGAGGAAAATATAATAAGAAAAAACAAAGCTGAAGTATTCGAGAATCTGTCGCAAAAGACACATGCTGAAATTAGAAATAAAGCAGAAACTGGCAGATATACTTTTGGAATTAAGGAATTTCTAGACAACTCTGCACTTCCAGATAAAACATTTAGACGAGAAACTACTTTAGAACTGGCATTATTACATCAACTTTCTTCAAAAGATAAAGGAACAATCAACATTTTTGGTGATTGGGATTATATTTCACATCAAGTGGTAGCTTCACCTTTTAAACCAATAATATGGATGGATAAAATGGATATATTCGGTTATCGATATATTGATGGATATAAACCTACAATATCAAAGTTTATGGCAATGGAGTTGAAGAAAAAAGATGCAGAAATAGAAGATGTAAATCAAGTGCTAAAATATGTTGATTGGATTAAAAATGAATATTCATATGGAGATTATTCAATGGTTAGTGCGTTCTTAGTTGCGTCTAACTTTCCGAATGAGGTAATAATGTATATTAAAGAAAATGGAAGTAGGAGATACACTACTAATTTACGAGATGATAGAGTTTCTGAAGAGTGGAGGGATATAAAGCTTGTAAAATACTCATACAATTCTACTTTGAAAAAGGTTGAATTTGAGATTATTCCATACTAAATTAAGAAGCCCTCCTTATCTGTTATAGGAGGGCACTAAATTAGAACCAAGACATCTGCACTTCTCTATTAATAGCAGGAATTTCCTCTGCTTTTTCTATTTCGAGTATTCGATTTCCCATTCTCTCAATCAATCCAACAACTAATGCATTTCCCATACAAAAGTACCTCATTCGCTCCGACATTCCGTCCGTCCAATTATCAGGGAAGCCATTAAGCCGTTCGCATTCTACTGGAGTTAGTATTCTAATACGTCCAGTTTCTGAATCTTCTATGACATGACTACTTCTATTAACTGTTGCTTCACTAGTTAACATTGTTCTACCAGGTTTATCTAGAGGTTCAGGGAATGCCATTCCACCTTCAGAGAAAGTGTATTTATGTCCAGTCGCAGAAGTTCTTTCAATTTTTTTAGGTCCTTTTAAGTACTGAAACTTCTCAATTGCATTTTCAAGGAGATAATATTTTTCATCTACACCTGATTGTAATATCTGTGACAATGTAATGGGTTCTTCCGTGACAGGAATAACTTCTTCGGTGTATACTTCGCCGTTTCTCATAATTCCGGAGTTTAAATATTTCATTGAAAACTCGTCTGATACCTCTAATAAATCTTCAGGTAATGTAAAGGAGTGTGGCTTATGTCTCTCGTTAAATTCATCTTTAACAGGGAAAGGTTTTGCGAAAAAACCTTTCTCATGTATTAATGTAAGATCATCTACATTACTTAAGTTTGAAACATACGAAGTATCATTTTGAACAGCAAAAATAAAAATTCGACGTCTTCTTTGTGCTTGTCCATATTCAGCTGCATTTATAACTCGCCATTCAACGGTGTAATTAAGGTCTCTTAAACTCGCTAACATGACGGAAAAATCACGTCCGCGTTGTTTAGAAGGAGACTTTAATAAACGATCTACATTTTCTAACAAAACATATCTTGGTCGAATAGTCCGTAATAGACGTACGATTTCCCAGAATAGGACACCTTTTTTACCTTGAATACCTTTTTCGCCTGATAAGCTACGTGCTACTGAGTAGTCTTGACATGGAAAACCGCCTACGAGCAGGTTTGCATTATATTTTAATAGATTTGTTTCATCTACAGTTGCTATATCTTCATTAGAGTGTATTCCTCTATCTTTAAAGTTTCTAGCGTAACAATCAAAAGCATCTTGTGCTTTCTTTGAAGGCTCCCATTGGTTTCCCCAAACAACTTCAAATCCTTTAGTTGCTTCCAAACCTAATCGAAATCCACCGACTCCGGCAAATAATTCTATTACTTTTATCATTTCGAACATCCTTTCGGTATAAAAGATACCTAACAATCATTATAATAAAAAGTAACAAAAAGATCAACTAATATTATTTACCTTTTTTAATGTATGTAGGTTAATTATATCAGAGTTAGAACGAATGTTCTAATAATATTAGTGAATAAGGGGATAAAAATGATTTATCAAACAATGAATGAATTAATGGAGAAAGCTAGAGAGGCAGAGGGGAAAACATTTGGAGAAATTGATAATTTTAATAGATTAGATAATAAGAAGTCAAAAGGTGGACTTGGACAAGTTGTGGA is drawn from Bacillus alkalisoli and contains these coding sequences:
- a CDS encoding PDDEXK family nuclease, which codes for MAGYIMTFDSLDSLYESARKGIYSTKITIPSNQLWHPTTESTVADYATMKEGDNIFFFKNRKIYGVGEMKNIVGDCKFLNFPEANTPEATIFTSVKNEVLNSKGKWKNGERELRWICTFKPSPYFFKNAVDMDAVLMSNPTAFKMLRAFQQLSFIKIDDIENQALKDIIFKVNEENIIRKNKAEVFENLSQKTHAEIRNKAETGRYTFGIKEFLDNSALPDKTFRRETTLELALLHQLSSKDKGTINIFGDWDYISHQVVASPFKPIIWMDKMDIFGYRYIDGYKPTISKFMAMELKKKDAEIEDVNQVLKYVDWIKNEYSYGDYSMVSAFLVASNFPNEVIMYIKENGSRRYTTNLRDDRVSEEWRDIKLVKYSYNSTLKKVEFEIIPY
- a CDS encoding DUF6339 family protein, whose protein sequence is MKLKFISDETLLDLRGNYEAYKEHYYNENHQWFNDYLKEEGKVLESSIPFEVPTFNLNEDYAISDRENVKLIYDSLKHLTVAQATQERLWSGLAHLQLRDFAFYRLKKDIEGKNDKRINTSLFFKNGNKRSLFVHILARLWWVGYMTYDETNESNPYWLTDFFCSKDYSARSVVFFSSNFTSNRNITKGILKTLVKLEESGVAIKRDHFVQANKYLNVVGGAMILDMLSTEEVEDMVGKHLKKHLDIEMETAV
- the dcm gene encoding DNA (cytosine-5-)-methyltransferase, which gives rise to MIKVIELFAGVGGFRLGLEATKGFEVVWGNQWEPSKKAQDAFDCYARNFKDRGIHSNEDIATVDETNLLKYNANLLVGGFPCQDYSVARSLSGEKGIQGKKGVLFWEIVRLLRTIRPRYVLLENVDRLLKSPSKQRGRDFSVMLASLRDLNYTVEWRVINAAEYGQAQRRRRIFIFAVQNDTSYVSNLSNVDDLTLIHEKGFFAKPFPVKDEFNERHKPHSFTLPEDLLEVSDEFSMKYLNSGIMRNGEVYTEEVIPVTEEPITLSQILQSGVDEKYYLLENAIEKFQYLKGPKKIERTSATGHKYTFSEGGMAFPEPLDKPGRTMLTSEATVNRSSHVIEDSETGRIRILTPVECERLNGFPDNWTDGMSERMRYFCMGNALVVGLIERMGNRILEIEKAEEIPAINREVQMSWF